GAGCACGGTTCCCACCACCGCGCCGACGGCCAGGATCAGCGAGTTGGTGAAGAACGTCAGCGTGGAGACCCCGCCGATGCCTTCCATGGCCGTGACGAAGTTATCGAAGCTGAAGTTGTTGGACCACAACGCATTGTTCGCGCCGCCGATCTCGGAGTTCGGCTTGAACGAGGCCGAGATCATCCATAGGGCCGGGTAGAGGACCATCGCCACCAGTGCCAGGGCCACGATGTGGAAGATGGTGCTCTTGATCCGCTTGGCCAAGGTGGACTCGGACTTCGGGTTATAGACCGGCGCCGGAGTGGTTGTTGTTGCTCGGGGCTGGGTGGGGGTTGCCATGGTTGTCACTTTGCATCACCGCTGTAGTGGACCCAGGACTTGGAGGTCTTGAAGAAGATCAGCGTGATGATGCCGACCACGATCACCAGGAGCCAGGCCATCGCCGAGGCGTAGCCCATCCGGAAATCGGAGAAACCGCGCAAGTACAGGTAGAGGGTGTAGAAGAGGGTGGATCCTGCCGGGCCGCCTTCGCCGTTGGAGATGATGTAGGCCGAGGCGAAGATCTGGAACGCGTGGATGGTTTCCATCAGCAGGTTGAAGAAGATCACCGGGGAGAGCATGGGCCAGGTGATGTTCATGAACTTCCGCACCGGGCCGGCGCCGTCCATCGAGGCTGCCTCGTAGAGGTCCACCGGGATCTGCTTCAGGCCGGCCAGGAAGATGACCATCGGGGCGCCGAACTGCCACACGGTCAGCAGGATCATCATGCCCATGGTCATGTTGGGGTTACCCACCCAACCGCCGAGGTTGATCCCGAAGAAGGACAAGCCTTGGTCCACGGGGCCGGAATC
This genomic interval from Paenarthrobacter aurescens TC1 contains the following:
- a CDS encoding putative ABC-type sugar transport system, permease component (identified by match to protein family HMM PF00528): MTQSPTLSRRTASAPTQPRKSRRRGADARAGYTFLLPWLLGFIALTVGPMISSLYLSFTNYNLFDAPKWIGFDNYVTLFQDERFLQSVGVTMQYVVFGTPLKLAAALAIAMLLNSKRKGQGFYRSAFYAPSLIGASVSIAIVWKAMFGDSGPVDQGLSFFGINLGGWVGNPNMTMGMMILLTVWQFGAPMVIFLAGLKQIPVDLYEAASMDGAGPVRKFMNITWPMLSPVIFFNLLMETIHAFQIFASAYIISNGEGGPAGSTLFYTLYLYLRGFSDFRMGYASAMAWLLVIVVGIITLIFFKTSKSWVHYSGDAK